AAATTAAAACATCTTTTTTATATTTTGCATAAATAAATCTAATTCCTTTCCTATAACCTGATAAGTTGGATTACTACTCAAATATTCAACTATAAGCAATGCTGCAATTAAAAAAACAATCCAAACACCTAAATATAATTTTTCTGATTTGCTTATGGTTTTTTTCATTTTATTCAGACCTTCATCGTTACCAAATGTCTCTAACAAATCATCTTCCGTCAAAATATCCTTATAATTCAATTTCAATTGTTCGTAGCTTTCATATACCTTTTCTATTTCATAACGTGATTGAAAATAGCATATAAATAAGTATACAAATGAACCTGCCAAAACACATTCAACCAATACTGTAATTTCTCTTGTAAAAAGATTATTCAATGGTTGATCGGAAACGATATTTGCCAATATAACAGAAAAAATAAAACCAAAAATAGCAATAAGATTTGATTTAAATTTATCTAATAAACTTGTCGCATATTCCCCTGTTTTCGATACTATATCACTTATGAACTCAGCCACCTTATTCTTTAACTCCAAATAGTCTTTTACGTTATCTTTCAAATACATATTATAATTAGACTGTATTGAAGCCATAACTTTATCATCAATTTCTATTATAGAAACATACTTGCAATGTAAACTAATAACATTTCTAGCTATTATCGCCTTGTCTATTGGACTACCATCTGTATATATCCAATTATATATTCTATATAATACTTTATTGTCCGGAATATTATTTATATCGCAACAATATTCCATTGTACGCTGTCCATTTATGATGCCTTTTAACTGCCTTCCATTTATTGATGAAGAAGTGGCAATAAAACTAATAGATAATAGCATTGTAATTTTCTGAAATAACTCAGTTAGTGGATTACTTTCATAATTAATTGTTATTTTAAAATCATCTGGTAGTACTTCATAGGTGTCAAAATTATAAAAATATGAAACTTCTTTGCAACTCTCCATTCTCTGTTTTCTATTGAATTCTGAATTTGTAATCTGGCTCCTATATGGTACAAAAAACATTGTTTTTGTAGCAAACATTGTCATCGGACTGTAAACATCAAAAACCAAAAACGTTGATACCTGACTCAATAGACCAGAAAAAGCTATCATAACTTGTTCTATTGATAACATTAAAATATCTTTTACAAACTCATCATACGAATAAATAGAAAAATGATTTTCCTCTACTTTTTTATCAATGCGCAACTTAACATTAATAGTTTCATCATCAAGTGTATTTTTTAAAAATGTTTTATACTCTTCCTCTCCTTCTGTTTTTGAGGAAGAAACCTCAAAAATCCTCTCATTTTCATCTTGTAAAGTTATCTTAATATTATCCCTTTTGGGAATAAAATTGATTATATTAAAAAAATAACTATAATCTGGCGCATTATTTAAATCAAAATTAAAAGAGGCTTCATACACTTTCATTCTTTCGGAAACAATTATATCTCTTATTTCTGCCAAACTAAGTAACTCTGCAAGCATACTTCTACACCTCCTTTTATTTTATCATTCATCTGAAAAAAGTTTATATGTCAGATCATTATCCGTTTTAATCCTTATATATCTATTTCCATCTGGTTCCCTATATGCCTTAATTGTATCGCCAAAATCATCTATAGCATCCGTTATTTTTAATTGAACTCCTTGGCAGACATCATACACTTTTCTAATACGAGCATTGATAACTGATGATACTGTATTAAACTGTTTATCAAATTTATGTTTTTCTGGTAATTCTCTTATCTTTTCAATTACTTTGTCCATCTTTTCTTGATCTAATTCTACCGGATGATAACTCTCCAATGTATTTTGTATCATGGTATCATAATCTATATAATCATTGGACTTAAAATATGCTATCAAAGAATTTCTGAGTAATGTATGATCTCTAGGCGCAATATTCTTTACATTTCTATTTAATGCACTATCTATTGCACGAAATGCTTTGTCTGTGTTTGTTTCATCACTCACAACTTGGTCTAACTCTAAAAAATTATCATACCAATATTTTGCAACTGTATTAGAATAAACCTTTGCCGAATAACTATCAGCGTTTAAATTATCAATTTCAAAAATACAAGACTTCCAAAGTTTTTTCATATCTTTTGAAAAACCAGATTTAAAACTAAAATCAGAATCATCCACAAAATCTGTATGTTCTACTTTTGCAAGCAGATACGTATACTTGTCCTTGTCCTCATCGTATAATAAAGCTTGTATTAAGCTGCCTTTTTGTACATTTGTATTCATATGCACAACAGTAGTTTGTGCCTCTCTTTCTTTTAAAAGTAATCTCTGTGCAATAAAATCAATTTTTCCTGTCACATATTCCTCGTCAATTTGATTTCTGACTATATCTAAAATACAACTTATGACTTCAGTATTAGCTGAACGAGTTTTATATTCACGAATAGAAGTATTACCATTTATATAAGTAATCAATTGACTTACATATTCAGAAAATGTCTCTGGAGTTTCTCTAACATATACAGCATTATTCTCATAATCAATAATTCTAATGGTTTTAATTACTATTTCCATGTGTAACCCTCCTACTGATATTTTTTATCATTATATCACATATTATTAAAGTCACAAACATAATCTTAATGATACATTTTAGTAGCTCTCAATATGTTCTGCAATAAAGGCAGCCAGCAATACCGCCAACTGCCTATCCTACCTACATTTCTTCTGCCGCTTCCAAAGATACTTCTGCAAATTCCTCATCGGTCATGCTCCGGAGTTTTCCCAAGACCTGCTCAGCAAGCTCCACCATATCGCTGTCCTTTATGTGCGGCATTACCTGTCTGATGTTCTCAAGCATCTGCGTCCTGTCCTGTGTCTCAAATACACACATGAAATTGATTTCTTCTACTGTAAATTTACTCATCATTTTACATCTCCCTCTGTGATTTTTTATCTTTCTCCGGCGAAGTATGTTCTGCCCTATCCCGCTGTTCGATAACAGCCTTTTTCTCCGCCAGCTTCTCCTTAATGGATATTCTGCCTTTGGACTGTTCCTGTTCTTTCTTCTCCGCTCCGTTATTGAGAACATTGTCAATCTGATTATAATTCTGCTCGGTCAGTTCCTCCACCTTTGCGAGTGGCTTGTATTCTGCCAGCTTGTCAAGCAGCTCCTTTGCCCTTCTCGCAGTCTGAACCGCTTCACTGTCATCAATCTCCACACCCTGTCCGAAAATGTCTGTAATGCCCTCTCTGACGCCTTCAGAAATGACCGCATTGAGAAAGTCATTCAGATACCCAGTATTTCCGCTTCTGATGTCCTCAGTGATGTTGGCAACCTGTGCTTCCCTGTTATCAACCGTATCCTGATACTGATAGGTGTCATAATCATAAGAAAACTGGTCTATCTCCGTAGCAAGGATAGCCGCCTGCCACTTCTCCAGCGAACCACGCACTTCAATATCCGGCAACTTGTCAATCAGCTCCTCTATTACCTCGATTGCTTTCGGATCGTCTGTTATGTCCGGTACATAATCCAAGACCTCCAGGTCAATGACCTTGCCGGAGAGAATATCCATTTCCACGTCCTCATAACGCTCAGTGCCCTCAGTGTGTATATTAATGCCGATACTCGTAATCCCATTCATGCGCTCTGGTGGTATGCTTTTCCACACAGTGATTGCTTCCTCCACACTTGCGATATTCTCATGGAACTCTCCCAGACTGTGAAATTCGCCGCACTCTGCAACTGTTAAGGTAACGGTTTTCTCCGGTGTGGCTTCCACCGCAGACGCTTTCTGCATTGCCTGTTTCTCTGCAAGATAGCTCTCCACTCCCGGAAGATAGGTTGCAAGTGTTCCGGTCTTACCCTCTGTGATAGGATTGATGTCAACCTTCACACCGCCAATCATAAGACCGTCCTCGTTAAAAGCATTGAACAGATCATCTTCATGCTCCCTGCCCTTATACTCCACAACCACATCCAGATCGGAGCCTGCTTTCTCCAGTCCTCTGCATCTGCTTCCGGACACCACCACATCCACAAGCTCAACATCTATCTTATACTCGTCAATCTTGGATTGCAGATATGCCCAAACAGTCTGCTCTATATCGTCCTGTGTCTGTCCGTTGATTCCGTTAAATAATTCCTCTGTCTTTGCCTTGAAATCAGCAACAACACTGTCTGCTTCCGGTACTTCCGCCTGGATACGCTCATTCAACTGTTCACGCTCCACCGCTTCTGTTTTCTCCATAAGCTCCTCATAGTCCACCGGAATACGCTTATCCTGTTCTGACAGTCCAAAGTCCTCCAGAACGTCCTTTAACGCCGCATGAATGGAAATATCAGGATTGTCATACACGCCACCGTCAATCAGCTTGTAATCCGCATCAAAAACGGAATAATCATAGCCCTCCGTACAGGTCTGTATGCTGACATATTTATCTTTTATGGAAAATGCCATCTGATCCGGCTCCTTTACCTCAAAATACGGATTGTCCCACTCCGTAATCGGTACATTTTCCTCGATGTGCTTCTGGTTGGCAGTAGGCATTAACTTTTCCATCTTGCCCTGTTCATAGAGCGTATCGAACCGGCTCATATAAAGGGAAATATCATCAAGACCGCCCTGTTTCAACTGATGTTCAAAACGCCGCTTCACAAAGTCTTTCACTTCCTCCGGTGTCATATCCCGGTGGACTCTTACCTTGTCGATGCCGATGCTGTCACTCAACGTCTGCAAATCGTCCATGAAGTGCTTACTTTCCTTTGCTTCGCTGCTGTGGATAAAATCAAGGGACAAGACATTTTCGTTATTCCTTACATGGATCACATCAAATTCAATGCCATGCACACTGACACCAAAGGTTGTCCTTGCCTTGTCATCGCAGTACTGTGCATCTTTGCCACGATAAGCCTGAAATGCTTCCATTGCTTCAGAAATGCTGTCAAAACGCTCCAGCTTGCTCCTTTCTGAGCTGTTCTCTGCCCATGTGCTTAAATCCGCAATGACATAGTAGGATACCTTGTCATTTTCAATGTCCATGTGCTTCTGAAGCTGTCTTGCTTCCATGATGCGCTCAAGCTGTGTCCTTCCGTTTACCATGTAGGAACCGATGTTATTTTCTTTATTGAAAGGCATATTCGCCATTTCCCGCTCTGCTTCATAAAGGGCAGCCGCAGCTTCCTCATAGGTATCGTAATGCACTCCTGCAGGTGTGATGTCCTTGATCTGGTTTTGTAAATGCAAAAGTCTGAAATCCCCATCCGCATACGGATCGTCAATAGCAAAATAATTCTGTTCCAAGTCAAGCGTACTGACCTCACGCCATTCGTTGTAATTGACAAGGAACACTTCATTTTCCCTGCCCTGTTCATCCTGTGCGTGTTCCTGTGCAATCTCCGAAAGGATCTCCGCCGTTTCATCAATAACCGAAGCCTGTTCTTTTGTATGCTCTACCATAAGCTCCCTTGTAAACTCCGGCACTTCCCTGTAACCAAAGGAATCCACATAATGGCTTGTGTTCTCTCCGTTCTGATGAAGCACCACCACATCGCTGACAGAAAGGGAATGTCCTCGAAAATCTGCCGGATGAGCTATATTAAAGCGGGTGTAAATATCTTCAAGGCTTGTGCCTTCCTCTAACGGTGCGATATAAAGCAGTTCATAATTCTCCTTTGTGACCGCAATGCCCTTGCTTTCAAGATAGTCCATTCCCATAAAGCGAATATTCCTTGCTTCCTCTGTATCTTTGAGCTGATAAATGCCAAATCTGTCCTCACTGCCAAATAGAAGCTGTGCTTCCCTGTTTGCAGGGCTTTCCTTTCGTTCTTTCATATCCACAAGCTCCTCTGTATCGGTATTGTAGCGGACATCAAGGTGATATTCTCCAAATTCTTTTGTATCTTCATTGGCAATCTCAGTAGTCCATGCCCCTTTACTCTCCAGATATGCTTGAATACTCAGCTTATCGTCCTCACTCATGGCTGAAAGAATGTCCATAAGTTCCTGTCTGTCCATGCCCACAACACTCACAAGGCTGTATTGTGTCAGATCATCATTCTGTATCAGAAGAATACTCTCCTTATTCTGCTCCTGCTCCACTGCCCTGTCCTTCTGTAACTCTGCTAACCTGTCCTCAATGCCTGTGATCAGCTCCGAAGCGGTCTTTCGTATGGTATCAAGGGAAGATTTCAGTTCTTTCATATCCCGGTCACTGCTCCATCCGGCAATATACCCAAAGGAATAGTCCGATGTATCAATACCGAAATGCTGACATACCGTATAAGCAACGCTCTCTGCTTCCACTTCCTTTGTATTGCGGTCTTTGTCTAAAACCTTATCTATATCCTGATTCCGTTCCCAGTCATGGAGCATTGCGTGTGCCACCTCATGGATAGCGGTTTTTACGGTCTGACTCTGGCTCATCCCCTCCTGTATGGCAATCCGGTGGTCGGTGGTATGGAAATACCCCTTCACATCCTCGTCTATATCTTCATAGGTAACAGGAACCGGGGCAACCTCCGTAAGTGCCTGCATAAAGTCCTCATAGTCCTCCACGCTTCCTGAAAGCTCATTTACCCCTATGTCCGGCAGTTCCTTTCCGTCCGTCTGTGACACATCAAATACCGGAACCACACGAAAGGCGGGTATCTTAATCTCCACTTCCTCCGTAATGGGCATTCCGTTCTTATCAAGCATAATCTCTCCCGTTACCGGATTAAGTTTCTCCTGTTCTTCCTTAATCTTGTACGGTGCTGGAGCAAGGATACGGATACCCTTTTCCCCTTTCTTAACGTGCCTGTCAAAATTTTTCTGCCAAGCCTTGAATCCAGCCACTAACGTAGCGTCAGGCTTTTGCATTGCGATTAACATGGTATTGTTAAAGCTGTAATTATGAAATTTTGACATAGTATTCAGATAGGTCTTGTACTTCTCGCTTTCAAAAAGCTCCTTGATTCCCTGCTCCAGCTTCTCCGTTATTTCCTGTACTTTCTGTTTTTCTGTTTTAGCGCCTGCCATTGTATGTCCTCCTTATCATAAAAACAGGAAAAAGCAGATAGATTGCTACCTGCTCTTTCCATACAACTTTATAAACTTGCTTCCTGACTCTTGGTCTTTGATTTTTCCGGTTCTTTCTTCTGCTGTTCCGATTTCACTTTCATCTGTGACAGCTTTTCTTTAACGGACACCCTGCTCTTTTCCTTATCCTTTCCGGTATCCAGTCCGGCACAGACCTTATCCAGCTTCGCTACTGCACCGTCAATCCACTCCACCTGTTTCTTTAAGGCTGAGATATGCTTCTTAATAGGCATATTCAATACCCTTGTAAGGGCAACGCCCTCTTTTTCGTCCGACACTTCCTTTGTGCCTTTTCCGGTTAAGAGCCTTCCCACGTTGGCTACGCTGTTTCCGATCTGCTTGAGCTCGTCCCCAATGCTGTCTATTTGGTTGGCGGTCTTTTCATAACTGGTAAGCACATCAACCATCTTCTCCCGGCATCCGGAAAGCACCGACTTCACACTGGAAATTCCTTTCTGAAGAACCCTGTTCATTTCCTCTTTTCCCTTTTCCTTAAAGGCGGTTACTGCCTGTGCTGCGGTGTCAATCAAATGGTCTTTCAGTTCCGATAAACGTTCTGCAAGACTGCTTACCTTCTCCTGGAGGTATGACACCTTATCCAATAGCTGACTTTCCGCTGCTTTCGGCTGGCTCTCCTGCATCTTTTCAAGCTGCTTTCGTACTCCCTGCAGTTCGTCCACCATAGCGGAAAGCTGTAACTGCATCCCGGCGATATACTGCAAGACCTCCATAAAGTCCTGTGACTGCTCTTTCATGTCCTGCTGTCCCATAAGCTCCATGAACTGCTTCATAACGTCCATTTCCTCTGTGTTCTGTTCTTTCTTTGGTTCGTTTGCTTCCATCGCACCCTCCTATAAACTTTCCTCTTTTCCTTTGCTCTTTGTTACTTCCGGTTTCTCCGGCATCTTCTGATCGGATATTTTCTGCTTCATCTCTACAAGTTTCTCCTTGACGGATACCCGCCCTCTGGAACCGTCTGCTAACATCCGTTTCTTGTCATGCTCTGCGATACGTTCCGACATAAGAAAACTTGCAACAGGCTTTAACGGTTCCTCAGCCACCGCCTGTATATCTTCTGCCTTGTCCGGCTCGCCCTCCTGTGCCTGTGCGCTCCGCTCTCCGGTTTCGTCCTCCGGCTCATCATCTCCCATATCCAACGCATTATCGCCCTTTTCGTCCATATTAAGAAGTGCATTTAACTCTGCAAGGCGCTCTAGCTTCTCCGCCAGTTCCTGCTCCTGTGCAAAAGGTTTTGTGACCTCCACCTTTGCGGTTTCAAGCTGATGTTCCACGTTGGAAAGCTTCTGCTCCACGTCTGCCATTTTCCCGGTCATTCCCTCTAACGCATTGGAAAGTCTTTGCAGATTTCCAAGCGGATCGGCTCCGATTTCCACCTCATGGCTCAGACTTCCTTTTAAGCTGACCGTAAACTTTGAGAAGAACGAGTCAAAGGACACGCTCATCTTAAAGCCCTGAAATTCTCCGATTGTGACCGCCATGTTTGGCTGTTTGGCACTCCGGCACATATCAATTAAAGCCGCACCCGCTTCCTTTTTGTCCGTATAGGTACGGTTGCCTATCTTCATGGAAAAAGCGTCCTTATCCACAGGCTTATACGCCGCATAGGTCTGAATGTCCGTCCGATACCCTTCAAGCCTTTCTTTTAAGGCTGTGATCTGCATCGGGTAATGCTTTGCGATATTGTCCTCCAGACGGTAACGCTGGCTTGTGTGGTTCGCCTTTAAGAGCTTCAGTTTTGACACCTGTATGTCTAAGTCCATCTTCTCCTTGATGTAAGGGTTTCCGGTTGCAAGTGCCTTTACCTCCGCATAAGAGAGCGCCGCTTCGTCAATGTCCTCACAGCTTCGTACCGGGGACTTGCTCGTCATGATCTGCCCGATAAACTTCTGCTTGTTCTCAATGAGCTGCCATGAATAGCTGTCGAAAGTTCCTTCCGTCACATACCGGAAAATCTTGACCTTATCATTCATATTGCCCTGTCGTAAAATACGACCTTCCTGCTGTTCAATGTCAGTCGGTCATTTTTTGCGGACAGTTCATACATGCTATCCTTTTCTGTTCTCTGCTCCTGCGTTTGCTCTCGTTTGATTTCTCCCTCCGTATCTTCTTGGCACAAGCAGGACAATACCTTGATGCACCAGAGCCCGGGACATATTCAACGCCGCACACCGTACAATTTTTAGCGGGCATTGCTGCCCACCGTTTTGTAGGTATGATATGTAATTCATCGACAAAGCCGATGAATTTATAGTAAATCTTGATTTCCTGCTTCACTGTTCCGTCTGCCATCTTCTCACGCTCCGAAACAAGTATCTTGTCTATGAGTGCGTTTATAACTGTTGCATCCAGTTCTTTTAAGCCTTGATAATTTCGGATAAGGGCGAGGAAGTCACGGATTCCCCGTGATTTCTCGTAGCTTTCATTAAGAGTTTCCGTCACCTCTTTCAGCCTTGCTTCAATTTCAAGCTGCTCTTTCTGGTATTTCCCCGACATCATCTCAAAATTCCGCTCGGTAATACGCTCCATGACCTTATCCTCGTAGAGAGAGGAAAACAGCCTGTCCAGTTCCGCAAGGCGTTTGTTCAGCTTCTTACGTTCTTTCTCTAATGCTTTCGCCCTGCTCTGGTCTGTTTCCGTGAGCCGCTTTTCTATGGCCCTGACCGCCTTTTCATCATTCACTGCCATATCCGCAAAACAGTTGATGTCGGCAAGAACGGCATTGAATAAATCCCTTGCTTCTATATTGTGGGCACTACACTCGCTTCTTCCGTTTCTTGCATAATTATTACATGAATACTGTACACAGTCGATAATCTCTGGGCGTTTCCTCCTGTGTACGTTCATTGCCCGCAGAGCACATCCGCAGTCCACACACTTGATAACGCCTGCAAAAATATTTACAAATCCTCCCTTGTTCTGTGGAAGCCTACGACTTGTAATAAGCTGTTGGACAATATCAAATTCCTCCTGCGTGACTATTCCCTCATGGGTATTGGGTATCACTTCCCATTCTTCGGGCAGCTTAGAGGGGCGTTTCTTGCTTTTCATATTGGCGGCAATCCGTTTGTAGCCTACAAGATTTCCCGCATATATCGGGCTTCTTAAAATGCTCCTCACGCTGTTCCCACTCCAAATATAGCGTTTGTCCTCGTTCCCCTCAAAATGACGTTCAAAGCCTGTTTCGCCACGCTCCGCCGCATAAGCGGCAGGGCGTAGGATATGCTGTTTATTAAGATGTCTGCAAATTTTGGCAACTCCATTCCCTTTTAATGCAAGGTCGAATATCTCTTTTACAACATGTGCCACTTTATCATCTATCAGCAGATGGTTGTGGTCGGCAGGGTCTTTGATATAGCCATAAGGGGCGGTAGTTCCCATGAATTTCCCCTGTTGAAACCTCGCCCGATATGCCGATTTTATCTTAACAGATATGTCAGCGGCATACATTTCGTTTAAAATGTTGCGGAAAGGCGTGATGTCCATAGCAGATTTATTCAAGGTATCTACGCCGTCATTGACCGCTATATACCTCACGTTATGCTCTGGGAAGAAAACTTCCAGATATAACCCACAATCAAGATAGTTTCTCCCCAGACGGGATAAATCTTTCGTAATCACGCAGTTTATCAGACCGCTTTCAATGTCTTTTATCATATTCTGGAAACTTGGTCTTTGGAAATTTGTACCAGAATAACCATCGTCCACATACGTTTTTGCTATGTGCCATCCCTGCTTTTTCACATAATCCGTGAGGATGGATTTCTGTGTCGCAATGCTCGCACTCTCGTTATCCGTACCATCGTCTTTAGATAAGCGGCAATAAATGCCGACTAAATAGATTTTCTTTTCTTCTTTGATTCCTGCCATACTGTAAAACCTCCGTATCTGTCCTATCTGTTTTCATGTCCCATTGCGTACATTCTAAGCGGACAGCCCCTCATTGTCGAAGGTGTCGCCCTCGGCAATCTTCTTCCGAATATCCTCGGAGATAATCGGGACAAACGCTTCTGTAACGGTCTGTGTGCCGACATATTCACGGCTGATTATCATCTGCACTGGTGCTTTTGGCACGATACGCTTTCTCTTTTTATCTGCTTTCTTATCCTCGCCCATACTTAAATCTTCCTTTCCAGACAGGGCAGGGAAGAGTTTGGAAATGTCCCCGCCCTGCCAATCAGATACCATTAATCCTCGCTGTTTAATTCTTTCTGTAATGCTTTAAGGAGTGCCGCCGCTTCATCAGCGTTCAGCGTGATTCCCTTGCCGCACTTTTCACGGTTCGGGGAAAAGCTGCGGATGTCATACTTCGGCTCTTTCCCATTCCATGAAATGAGATTGATTTCCTTTGTGTAGCCACTGTCGCCCGTAGACAATACTGCGATTTCCTTTACGATTTCATACTGGATTTCTCTCATTCTCCATACCTCAACTCTCTGTATTTACTTCCCGAAAAAAGAAGATTAGCGGCTGTCACGGTTGCGTTT
This genomic window from Roseburia sp. 831b contains:
- a CDS encoding transposon-transfer assisting family protein, with the translated sequence MSKFTVEEINFMCVFETQDRTQMLENIRQVMPHIKDSDMVELAEQVLGKLRSMTDEEFAEVSLEAAEEM
- a CDS encoding YodL domain-containing protein, coding for MAGAKTEKQKVQEITEKLEQGIKELFESEKYKTYLNTMSKFHNYSFNNTMLIAMQKPDATLVAGFKAWQKNFDRHVKKGEKGIRILAPAPYKIKEEQEKLNPVTGEIMLDKNGMPITEEVEIKIPAFRVVPVFDVSQTDGKELPDIGVNELSGSVEDYEDFMQALTEVAPVPVTYEDIDEDVKGYFHTTDHRIAIQEGMSQSQTVKTAIHEVAHAMLHDWERNQDIDKVLDKDRNTKEVEAESVAYTVCQHFGIDTSDYSFGYIAGWSSDRDMKELKSSLDTIRKTASELITGIEDRLAELQKDRAVEQEQNKESILLIQNDDLTQYSLVSVVGMDRQELMDILSAMSEDDKLSIQAYLESKGAWTTEIANEDTKEFGEYHLDVRYNTDTEELVDMKERKESPANREAQLLFGSEDRFGIYQLKDTEEARNIRFMGMDYLESKGIAVTKENYELLYIAPLEEGTSLEDIYTRFNIAHPADFRGHSLSVSDVVVLHQNGENTSHYVDSFGYREVPEFTRELMVEHTKEQASVIDETAEILSEIAQEHAQDEQGRENEVFLVNYNEWREVSTLDLEQNYFAIDDPYADGDFRLLHLQNQIKDITPAGVHYDTYEEAAAALYEAEREMANMPFNKENNIGSYMVNGRTQLERIMEARQLQKHMDIENDKVSYYVIADLSTWAENSSERSKLERFDSISEAMEAFQAYRGKDAQYCDDKARTTFGVSVHGIEFDVIHVRNNENVLSLDFIHSSEAKESKHFMDDLQTLSDSIGIDKVRVHRDMTPEEVKDFVKRRFEHQLKQGGLDDISLYMSRFDTLYEQGKMEKLMPTANQKHIEENVPITEWDNPYFEVKEPDQMAFSIKDKYVSIQTCTEGYDYSVFDADYKLIDGGVYDNPDISIHAALKDVLEDFGLSEQDKRIPVDYEELMEKTEAVEREQLNERIQAEVPEADSVVADFKAKTEELFNGINGQTQDDIEQTVWAYLQSKIDEYKIDVELVDVVVSGSRCRGLEKAGSDLDVVVEYKGREHEDDLFNAFNEDGLMIGGVKVDINPITEGKTGTLATYLPGVESYLAEKQAMQKASAVEATPEKTVTLTVAECGEFHSLGEFHENIASVEEAITVWKSIPPERMNGITSIGINIHTEGTERYEDVEMDILSGKVIDLEVLDYVPDITDDPKAIEVIEELIDKLPDIEVRGSLEKWQAAILATEIDQFSYDYDTYQYQDTVDNREAQVANITEDIRSGNTGYLNDFLNAVISEGVREGITDIFGQGVEIDDSEAVQTARRAKELLDKLAEYKPLAKVEELTEQNYNQIDNVLNNGAEKKEQEQSKGRISIKEKLAEKKAVIEQRDRAEHTSPEKDKKSQREM
- a CDS encoding DUF6674 family protein — its product is MEANEPKKEQNTEEMDVMKQFMELMGQQDMKEQSQDFMEVLQYIAGMQLQLSAMVDELQGVRKQLEKMQESQPKAAESQLLDKVSYLQEKVSSLAERLSELKDHLIDTAAQAVTAFKEKGKEEMNRVLQKGISSVKSVLSGCREKMVDVLTSYEKTANQIDSIGDELKQIGNSVANVGRLLTGKGTKEVSDEKEGVALTRVLNMPIKKHISALKKQVEWIDGAVAKLDKVCAGLDTGKDKEKSRVSVKEKLSQMKVKSEQQKKEPEKSKTKSQEASL
- a CDS encoding recombinase family protein, encoding MAGIKEEKKIYLVGIYCRLSKDDGTDNESASIATQKSILTDYVKKQGWHIAKTYVDDGYSGTNFQRPSFQNMIKDIESGLINCVITKDLSRLGRNYLDCGLYLEVFFPEHNVRYIAVNDGVDTLNKSAMDITPFRNILNEMYAADISVKIKSAYRARFQQGKFMGTTAPYGYIKDPADHNHLLIDDKVAHVVKEIFDLALKGNGVAKICRHLNKQHILRPAAYAAERGETGFERHFEGNEDKRYIWSGNSVRSILRSPIYAGNLVGYKRIAANMKSKKRPSKLPEEWEVIPNTHEGIVTQEEFDIVQQLITSRRLPQNKGGFVNIFAGVIKCVDCGCALRAMNVHRRKRPEIIDCVQYSCNNYARNGRSECSAHNIEARDLFNAVLADINCFADMAVNDEKAVRAIEKRLTETDQSRAKALEKERKKLNKRLAELDRLFSSLYEDKVMERITERNFEMMSGKYQKEQLEIEARLKEVTETLNESYEKSRGIRDFLALIRNYQGLKELDATVINALIDKILVSEREKMADGTVKQEIKIYYKFIGFVDELHIIPTKRWAAMPAKNCTVCGVEYVPGSGASRYCPACAKKIRREKSNESKRRSREQKRIACMNCPQKMTD
- a CDS encoding YdbC family protein, with the protein product MREIQYEIVKEIAVLSTGDSGYTKEINLISWNGKEPKYDIRSFSPNREKCGKGITLNADEAAALLKALQKELNSED